The following proteins are encoded in a genomic region of Spirosoma sp. SC4-14:
- the tsaD gene encoding tRNA (adenosine(37)-N6)-threonylcarbamoyltransferase complex transferase subunit TsaD, with translation MNILAIESSCDETSAAVLADGQLKSNIIATQLVHEQYGGVVPELASRAHQQHILPVVARALADANIAKTDLSAIAFTRGPGLLGSLLVGASFAKALALGLNIPLIEVNHMQAHILAHFIDDQEGASPKPKPSFPFLCLTVSGGHTQLVQINSPLDMEVIGQTQDDAVGEAFDKSAKLLNLPYPGGPLIDNYARTGNPLAYKFPMGEMPGLDFSFSGIKTAILYFLRDNVRANPDFITQNLPDICASIQHTLVQMLLTKLKRAARETGIRDIAIAGGVSANSGLRSALTQLGTEQNWTIYIPRFEYCTDNAAMIAMAAHFKYIQGDFTDQTVSPLPRMSF, from the coding sequence GTGAATATTTTAGCCATTGAATCTTCCTGCGACGAGACATCGGCTGCCGTTTTAGCTGACGGTCAGCTCAAATCCAATATCATTGCTACGCAGTTGGTTCATGAACAGTATGGCGGAGTAGTGCCTGAGCTGGCCTCCCGCGCCCATCAACAGCATATTTTACCGGTTGTGGCCCGAGCGTTAGCCGACGCAAATATAGCCAAAACCGACCTGTCGGCCATTGCTTTTACGCGTGGTCCGGGTTTACTGGGTTCATTGCTGGTTGGCGCTTCGTTTGCTAAAGCACTGGCGCTGGGCCTGAACATCCCGCTAATTGAGGTCAATCATATGCAGGCTCACATTCTGGCTCACTTCATCGATGACCAGGAGGGTGCATCTCCGAAACCCAAACCCAGCTTTCCGTTTCTGTGTCTGACCGTGAGCGGAGGGCATACGCAACTGGTTCAGATCAACAGTCCACTCGACATGGAGGTTATCGGCCAAACTCAGGACGACGCGGTTGGCGAAGCGTTCGATAAATCGGCAAAGTTGCTCAATCTGCCATATCCGGGCGGACCACTGATCGACAACTATGCCAGAACGGGCAATCCGCTGGCCTATAAATTCCCTATGGGCGAAATGCCGGGTCTGGATTTTTCATTTAGTGGTATTAAAACAGCCATTTTATATTTTCTCCGCGACAATGTTCGAGCGAATCCCGACTTTATTACGCAAAATCTACCCGATATTTGCGCCAGCATCCAGCATACGCTGGTGCAAATGCTGCTCACAAAACTAAAGCGGGCTGCTCGCGAAACTGGTATTCGCGATATTGCTATTGCGGGTGGCGTATCGGCAAACAGTGGGCTTCGATCAGCATTGACCCAACTGGGCACCGAGCAAAACTGGACTATCTATATTCCTCGTTTTGAGTACTGTACCGACAACGCAGCCATGATTGCGATGGCTGCTCATTTTAAATACATACAGGGTGATTTTACTGATCAAACTGTTAGCCCATTGCCCAGAATGAGTTTTTAA
- a CDS encoding MOSC N-terminal beta barrel domain-containing protein: protein MITISELHIYPIKSLGGISVTEAVVEAKGLRFDRRFMLVSPDGQFITQRANQQMALIDVAIEGTQLRVWHRNQPDNVLELPLLPADRPHDQETMQVSIWDSHNVPAVTVGEHADQWFSNALGQLCRLVFMPESTHRTVDPRYARQHDAVSFADGYPYLLIGESSLDELNRRLPSSHEHPAQPLSMIRFRPNIVVKGSDPYDEDTWAHFRINDIDFYGVKPCARCVLTTIDPATGHKGKEPLRTLATYRHWNNKILFGQNVLAEAMTAGTLGALRIGQTVEILHRQEPWLAPPVSVF, encoded by the coding sequence ATGATAACCATATCGGAACTCCATATTTATCCCATCAAATCGCTCGGTGGTATTTCGGTAACAGAAGCGGTTGTTGAAGCCAAAGGATTGCGTTTCGACCGCCGTTTTATGCTTGTTTCGCCCGATGGTCAGTTTATTACCCAGCGGGCAAATCAACAGATGGCGCTGATTGATGTGGCCATTGAGGGTACTCAACTACGGGTATGGCACCGCAACCAGCCCGATAATGTACTGGAACTGCCGTTACTCCCAGCCGATCGACCCCACGATCAGGAAACAATGCAGGTTAGCATCTGGGATAGTCATAACGTTCCGGCCGTTACCGTTGGCGAACATGCCGACCAATGGTTTTCCAATGCGCTTGGCCAATTGTGCCGGTTGGTGTTCATGCCCGAAAGCACGCACCGCACTGTCGATCCCAGGTATGCCCGCCAGCACGATGCGGTTAGCTTTGCCGATGGCTATCCCTATCTGCTGATTGGCGAATCGTCGCTCGACGAACTGAATCGCCGGTTGCCGTCCAGTCACGAGCATCCGGCTCAACCGCTCAGTATGATTCGGTTTCGCCCCAATATCGTCGTTAAGGGCAGCGATCCGTATGATGAAGATACCTGGGCGCATTTTCGCATCAACGATATTGATTTTTATGGTGTTAAACCCTGTGCTCGTTGTGTATTAACAACAATTGATCCGGCAACGGGCCACAAAGGCAAAGAGCCCCTCCGAACACTGGCCACCTATCGGCACTGGAACAATAAAATTTTATTTGGCCAGAATGTACTGGCCGAAGCAATGACGGCGGGCACGCTGGGAGCTCTACGGATTGGGCAAACGGTTGAGATACTGCACCGTCAGGAGCCGTGGCTGGCACCGCCCGTATCCGTTTTCTGA
- a CDS encoding VOC family protein translates to MKIDHIALWVRDLEQLRQFYETYFNAVANAKYINDKTGFSSYFLTFPDGGSRLELMQMTGIPDSQNDPFAQFSGLIHFAISVGSETTVDHLTQQLRADGYTIVGEPRRTGDGYYESVVLDPELNRIEITS, encoded by the coding sequence ATGAAAATCGATCATATAGCCCTTTGGGTTCGCGACCTGGAACAGCTACGGCAGTTTTACGAAACCTATTTCAATGCCGTTGCCAATGCTAAATACATCAATGACAAAACGGGCTTTTCGTCCTATTTTCTAACGTTTCCAGACGGAGGTTCCCGGCTCGAACTAATGCAGATGACCGGTATCCCAGACTCCCAAAACGATCCCTTTGCTCAGTTTTCGGGGCTAATCCATTTTGCCATTTCGGTTGGCAGCGAAACCACAGTCGATCATCTGACCCAACAACTGCGTGCCGATGGCTATACCATCGTGGGCGAACCACGGAGAACGGGTGATGGCTATTACGAAAGTGTAGTGCTCGACCCAGAGCTAAACAGAATCGAAATAACCAGCTAG
- a CDS encoding alpha/beta hydrolase, producing the protein MKRFLLVLRWSLLTILVLASGTLVVAWFIDFRQTDEELIAEFRGQRIQPKVHYYQVKLGHESMRTIRFMETPALPGDSALPVVLFVHGAPSSLSFFNEFFKDTSLLNRAQLVAVDRPGYGYSDFGRVETSIVKQAKLLQPLIDRYKDAPYLMVVGSSYGGSVSARLAMNNPDAVNHVVFVSSALGPGLERTYPISHWVDTPLLRWGIPPLLRLANDEKLAHRKALEAILPDWPKIKANITMLHGQRDELVYPTNVSFAQHHLINARVKQFLLPENRHDIVFNKREYMTDILLEILMHRVKTREGKPDEMVLKDKKIAKGFYSSVLIP; encoded by the coding sequence ATGAAACGGTTTTTGCTTGTTCTTCGCTGGAGTTTGCTTACAATTCTGGTTTTGGCTTCTGGTACATTAGTTGTTGCCTGGTTTATTGATTTTAGACAGACGGATGAGGAATTGATCGCAGAGTTTCGCGGCCAACGAATACAGCCTAAAGTACACTATTACCAGGTAAAGCTGGGGCATGAGTCCATGCGTACAATCCGCTTTATGGAAACACCGGCTCTGCCCGGCGATTCGGCATTGCCTGTTGTGTTGTTTGTGCACGGAGCACCTAGTTCACTTTCGTTTTTTAATGAATTCTTTAAAGATACCAGCCTGCTGAACCGGGCCCAATTGGTGGCTGTAGACCGACCGGGCTATGGTTATTCCGATTTTGGGCGGGTTGAAACATCTATTGTAAAACAAGCTAAGCTCTTGCAACCTTTGATCGACCGCTATAAAGATGCCCCCTATCTGATGGTTGTTGGCTCCTCATATGGCGGCTCTGTATCGGCTCGGTTGGCTATGAACAATCCAGATGCCGTCAATCATGTCGTGTTTGTGTCGTCGGCATTAGGGCCTGGTCTGGAACGAACATATCCCATTAGTCACTGGGTCGATACGCCCCTGTTGCGGTGGGGAATACCGCCACTGCTTCGCCTGGCAAACGACGAAAAACTGGCACACCGTAAAGCTTTGGAAGCTATTTTGCCTGATTGGCCCAAAATCAAGGCTAACATTACTATGTTGCACGGTCAGCGCGACGAACTGGTCTATCCAACCAATGTGTCATTTGCTCAGCACCATTTGATCAATGCTCGTGTAAAACAATTTCTTTTGCCCGAAAACCGCCATGACATTGTATTCAATAAACGCGAATACATGACCGATATTCTGCTGGAAATTCTGATGCATCGGGTGAAAACCAGAGAAGGGAAGCCCGACGAAATGGTTCTGAAAGACAAAAAAATAGCTAAAGGATTCTATTCGTCGGTTCTGATTCCCTAG
- a CDS encoding PAS domain-containing protein translates to MLTSESYAELVNKVYSRSRQEGNRSYPVACFEIFMLAQAQQRASRKEADLFRQLGEIFDWNMSRRQRNAYVKKLLAGSTLILTDLSKTILWTSRNFLTMTGYSHKEAIGQTPRMLQGPDTDPATLLRVRESLRRANPVKADLLNYRKGGESYLCRLQIDPLYDNNGELTHFLAVENEVK, encoded by the coding sequence ATGCTTACATCCGAATCCTATGCAGAACTCGTGAACAAGGTCTATAGTCGGTCTCGGCAGGAAGGAAATCGATCATATCCTGTTGCCTGTTTTGAGATCTTTATGTTGGCTCAGGCGCAGCAACGAGCCAGCCGTAAAGAGGCAGACCTGTTTCGACAACTAGGCGAGATTTTTGACTGGAATATGTCCCGGCGGCAGCGTAATGCCTATGTGAAGAAATTGCTGGCTGGCTCAACGCTGATACTGACCGATCTGTCGAAAACTATTTTATGGACCAGTCGGAATTTTCTGACTATGACGGGCTATTCGCATAAAGAAGCCATCGGACAAACGCCACGGATGCTACAGGGACCAGATACCGATCCCGCAACATTATTACGCGTTCGGGAGTCGCTTCGGCGGGCTAATCCGGTAAAAGCCGATCTATTAAATTACCGCAAGGGCGGAGAATCTTATCTGTGTCGGCTACAAATCGACCCCCTCTACGATAATAATGGTGAGTTAACCCATTTTCTGGCGGTAGAAAATGAAGTGAAATAA
- a CDS encoding PQQ-dependent sugar dehydrogenase, whose amino-acid sequence MNSPILIFLTGVSLTLTACGQSTSSNSASVETKDPNSNYKPAFAGQTRVAAVKTSTNYEGKVLTETLKSPWGITSLPDGRLLITEKEGTMRIATPAGKVSDPITGIPKVNPSGQGGLLGIRVDPAFETNRMVYWVFSEPGSTGNVTAVAKGKLSADEKKIEGATVIYRATPAYNGNLHYGGRILIDKGGNLIISTGERSDKVTRPQAQSLNSGLGKVIRITKDGQPAPGNPFASQAGTRPELYSYGHRNVQSLAFDPVSGDLWEGEFGPRGGDEINHIEPGKNYGWPTITYGIEYSGEKVGEGIQQKAGLEQPVYYWDPSVSPSGMTFYSSNRIPEWKNNLFVGTLSGMHIARLVIKDNKVVGEERLLGNEYQRFRDITQGNDGALYAITDQGRLYRIDKK is encoded by the coding sequence ATGAACAGTCCAATTCTCATCTTTCTTACGGGCGTTTCACTAACGCTCACCGCCTGTGGTCAGAGTACATCCAGTAACTCGGCCTCCGTGGAAACAAAAGACCCTAATTCGAACTACAAACCAGCCTTTGCAGGACAAACCAGAGTAGCCGCTGTCAAAACATCGACCAACTACGAAGGCAAGGTTCTGACAGAAACGCTGAAAAGTCCGTGGGGTATTACGAGCCTGCCCGACGGTCGGTTACTTATTACCGAAAAAGAAGGAACCATGCGTATTGCAACCCCAGCCGGAAAGGTTAGCGATCCCATTACCGGAATTCCTAAAGTAAATCCGTCGGGGCAGGGAGGGCTGTTAGGTATTCGCGTCGATCCGGCGTTCGAAACAAACCGGATGGTATACTGGGTGTTTTCGGAGCCAGGTTCGACGGGTAATGTTACCGCTGTTGCGAAAGGGAAGTTATCGGCCGACGAAAAAAAGATTGAAGGCGCTACGGTCATTTACCGGGCAACACCAGCCTATAATGGCAATCTGCATTATGGCGGCCGTATTCTGATTGATAAAGGTGGAAATCTGATCATCAGCACCGGCGAACGGTCAGACAAAGTGACCCGCCCGCAAGCGCAATCGCTCAATTCTGGACTTGGAAAGGTGATTCGGATCACTAAAGATGGGCAACCTGCTCCGGGCAATCCGTTTGCCAGCCAGGCAGGCACTCGCCCCGAGTTGTATTCATACGGACATCGGAATGTGCAGAGCCTGGCCTTCGATCCGGTATCGGGCGATTTGTGGGAAGGTGAGTTTGGGCCCAGAGGTGGCGACGAGATCAACCACATCGAACCCGGTAAAAATTATGGCTGGCCAACCATTACGTATGGCATTGAATACAGTGGCGAAAAAGTGGGGGAAGGCATTCAGCAAAAAGCCGGTCTTGAACAACCGGTTTATTATTGGGACCCATCGGTTTCGCCCAGCGGTATGACCTTCTATAGCAGCAATCGAATTCCTGAATGGAAGAACAATCTCTTTGTTGGCACGCTGAGTGGAATGCACATTGCTCGGCTTGTGATCAAAGACAACAAAGTGGTGGGCGAAGAGCGCCTGTTAGGCAACGAATACCAACGCTTTCGGGATATAACTCAGGGCAACGACGGTGCCTTGTATGCCATTACCGATCAGGGTAGACTTTATCGAATCGATAAGAAATAA
- a CDS encoding PAS domain S-box protein, producing the protein MTGKTASSTDESKALSERLDVNFALKAARLGVWELDPITRQFTFDDRCRELFGLTTGDLLSYEQVLRYIHPDDVARVDDAIGWAMNRGSTGTYDVTHRTIGAHDGLFRWVRFIGRSYFNDQGDVYRFAGVAQDVTKDIQNQKLEASEQRFRSLIEEAPVATCLFVGRNMVIEVANEAMMKFWGKGDSVLNRPLTEAIPELVGQPFLDILDNVFTTGQTYHASASKANLVVDGKPGTYYFDFTYKPLLNAAGDVYAIMDMAVDVTEQVIARQKLEESELFSRSIIDNSPVAKIVFVGDDMVIERVNQNMLKMLGRDTSIAGMRFVEALPELTQTPLLERMKHVLATGEMYVQSEEKIELIKYGQLYTGYYNYVYNALRNTSGEIYGMMVTATEITEQVLARQKVEEAEESLRRAVELAELAPWEIDLTSNRVTYSDRMKEWIGLSDNEQPLQQITDHIPENDRERIRLALEKAMRPETDGLYNEVHTIENARTGQCRIIHAQAKTYFDKLGKAYKMIGTAQDITVQKSLQLALEQQVQERTEALEASNQELAEFNKLLTRSNQNLEQFAYIASHDLQEPLRKVQQFGDLLQAHYMAQLGEGADYILRMQQAAYRMSTLIKDLLAFSRISTRKETITLVSLTDIVSTVLLDLDLRIQETNATIRVDSLPTVQGDRSQLGQLFQNLLSNALKFRRPDVEPVIRIRAQQVAAADLPPSVTPTRMAASYYRIDVIDNGIGFDEKYLDRIFQVFQRLHGKNQYAGTGIGLAICEKVVDNHGGAITATSHPNKGATFSVFLPI; encoded by the coding sequence ATGACTGGCAAAACAGCATCCTCTACTGATGAAAGTAAAGCGCTCAGCGAGCGTTTAGATGTAAATTTTGCGCTGAAAGCGGCCCGCCTGGGCGTATGGGAACTTGATCCGATTACACGCCAGTTTACCTTCGACGACCGGTGCCGGGAACTCTTTGGACTCACAACCGGCGATCTGCTATCCTATGAGCAGGTACTGCGTTATATTCATCCAGACGATGTTGCTCGGGTCGATGACGCCATCGGCTGGGCAATGAACCGCGGCTCTACTGGCACTTATGATGTTACCCATCGCACCATTGGGGCTCACGATGGGCTATTCCGCTGGGTTCGATTTATTGGCCGCAGCTACTTCAACGACCAGGGAGACGTTTACCGTTTTGCGGGTGTGGCTCAGGATGTTACCAAAGATATACAGAATCAGAAACTGGAAGCCAGTGAGCAACGCTTTAGAAGTCTGATTGAAGAAGCTCCTGTAGCCACCTGTTTATTTGTTGGCCGCAATATGGTTATTGAAGTAGCCAATGAAGCCATGATGAAATTTTGGGGGAAAGGCGACAGCGTACTGAACAGGCCCCTGACCGAAGCCATTCCGGAGCTGGTTGGGCAACCTTTTCTGGATATTCTGGATAACGTTTTCACGACCGGACAGACTTACCATGCTTCGGCGTCTAAAGCCAATCTCGTTGTCGACGGCAAACCCGGAACCTATTATTTCGATTTCACCTATAAACCGCTGCTCAATGCCGCCGGTGATGTTTATGCCATTATGGATATGGCCGTCGATGTTACGGAACAGGTTATTGCCCGCCAGAAACTGGAAGAAAGCGAATTGTTTTCCCGTAGCATCATCGATAATTCACCCGTTGCCAAAATTGTCTTCGTTGGCGACGATATGGTGATCGAACGAGTTAATCAGAATATGCTTAAAATGCTGGGGCGAGATACGTCGATAGCCGGTATGCGGTTTGTTGAAGCCTTACCCGAACTAACACAGACTCCGCTTTTGGAACGGATGAAACACGTATTGGCCACGGGCGAAATGTATGTCCAGTCCGAAGAAAAAATTGAGCTGATCAAATATGGCCAACTGTATACGGGCTACTACAACTATGTATACAATGCTTTGCGCAACACATCGGGCGAAATTTATGGCATGATGGTTACGGCTACTGAAATAACGGAACAGGTGCTGGCCCGGCAAAAGGTAGAAGAAGCCGAAGAGTCGCTGCGGAGAGCCGTTGAGCTGGCAGAACTGGCTCCCTGGGAAATTGATCTGACCAGCAATCGGGTTACGTATAGCGATCGGATGAAGGAATGGATTGGCCTGTCAGACAATGAACAGCCTTTACAGCAAATTACTGACCATATTCCAGAAAATGATCGGGAACGTATCCGGTTAGCGCTCGAAAAAGCGATGCGCCCCGAAACCGATGGGCTCTACAATGAAGTACATACTATTGAAAATGCGCGAACAGGCCAATGCCGAATCATTCATGCACAGGCTAAAACCTACTTCGACAAGTTGGGAAAAGCCTATAAAATGATTGGTACGGCACAGGATATCACCGTTCAGAAAAGTTTGCAGTTAGCGCTGGAGCAGCAGGTTCAGGAACGAACCGAAGCCCTCGAAGCCTCTAATCAGGAGTTGGCCGAATTTAATAAACTACTTACCCGCTCGAACCAGAATCTCGAACAGTTTGCCTACATCGCCAGCCACGATTTGCAGGAACCATTGCGTAAGGTTCAGCAATTTGGCGATTTACTCCAGGCGCATTATATGGCCCAATTGGGCGAAGGAGCCGATTATATCCTGCGTATGCAGCAGGCCGCCTACCGGATGTCGACATTGATAAAAGACCTGCTGGCGTTTTCCCGGATTTCAACCCGAAAAGAAACCATTACGCTGGTATCGCTGACAGACATTGTCAGTACGGTGTTGCTCGATCTGGATCTGCGGATTCAGGAAACCAATGCCACCATTCGTGTCGATTCTTTACCGACTGTGCAGGGCGACCGATCGCAGTTGGGGCAGTTGTTTCAGAATCTGCTGAGCAATGCCCTGAAATTTCGTCGGCCCGACGTTGAACCCGTCATTCGAATTAGGGCTCAACAAGTTGCGGCTGCTGATTTACCTCCATCGGTAACTCCAACCCGAATGGCTGCCTCCTACTACCGGATCGATGTTATCGACAATGGCATCGGATTCGACGAAAAATACCTTGACCGTATTTTCCAGGTTTTTCAGCGACTACACGGCAAAAACCAATATGCAGGAACCGGCATAGGGTTGGCCATTTGCGAAAAAGTTGTCGATAATCATGGGGGAGCCATCACAGCAACCAGCCACCCCAACAAAGGGGCAACGTTCAGTGTTTTCCTGCCAATCTGA